One window of Manihot esculenta cultivar AM560-2 chromosome 17, M.esculenta_v8, whole genome shotgun sequence genomic DNA carries:
- the LOC110604713 gene encoding flavanone 3-dioxygenase 3, producing MEGKGVCSQTWFTSAMSLTKSGASNVPDSYILPSSARPNATLTPSTTLPIVDLSMLHHPSLRPRVVNEIRSACKEIGFFQVINHGIPLHVMKDALDAVMGFFDLPLEEKMLLMSGNVHAPVRYGTSLNHSRDKVHFWRDFIKHYSHPISEWIHLWPANPPSYREKMAKYATAVQNLQKQLMRVVLESLGLNPNYLENEIEEGSQVRTMNCCPACPDPQLTLGMPPHSDYGSLTILLQSCTGLQIMDQNKNWIPVPVTEGALLVQLGDQVEVMSNGQYKSVVHQATVSPQRKRFSIASLHSLAINKKVGPAPELVDEKHPTSYKEFSFSDFLDYISNNDILDGRFIDTLKKNP from the exons ATGGAAGGAAAGGGAGTGTGTTCACAAACTTGGTTTACTAGTGCAATGAGTCTTACCAAGTCAGGGGCATCTAACGTGCCCGATTCTTACATTCTTCCTTCATCAGCAAGGCCAAATGCTACTCTGACCCCCTCCACCACCCTTCCAATTGTTGACCTTTCCATGCTGCACCATCCTTCTCTTAGGCCTCGTGTTGTAAATGAGATACGAAGTGCCTGTAAGGAAATTGGGTTCTTTCAG GTGATAAACCATGGAATCCCTCTTCATGTGATGAAAGATGCTCTAGATGCTGTGATGGGCTTCTTCGACCTGCCTCTTGAAGAGAAGATGCTTCTGATGTCAGGCAATGTCCATGCCCCTGTAAGGTATGGCACCAGTTTAAATCATTCGAGGGACAAAGTTCATTTTTGGAGAGACTTCATCAAGCATTACTCTCATCCCATCTCAGAGTGGATTCACCTATGGCCTGCAAATCCTCCAAGTTACAG GGAGAAAATGGCTAAGTATGCAACAGCTGTGCAGAATTTACAAAAACAACTAATGAGAGTTGTTTTAGAAAGCTTGGGACTGAACCCTAATTACTTAGAAAATGAAATTGAAGAAGGATCACAAGTGAGGACCATGAACTGCTGTCCAGCATGTCCTGATCCACAGCTCACATTAGGCATGCCACCACACTCAGACTATGGATCATTAACGATCTTACTCCAGAGCTGCACTGGTCTACAGATCATGGATCAGAATAAGAATTGGATCCCAGTTCCAGTGACTGAAGGAGCACTACTAGTTCAGTTGGGAGATCAGGTAGAAGTAATGAGCAACGGCCAATATAAGAGTGTTGTTCACCAAGCAACtgttagccctcagaggaagcgTTTTTCCATAGCAAGTCTTCACAGTCTAGCGATAAACAAGAAAGTTGGGCCAGCACCAGAGCTCGTCGATGAGAAACACCCGACATCCTACAAAGAGTTCAGTTTCAGCGATTTTCTTGATTATATCTCAAATAATGATATATTAGATGGAAGGTTTATCGATACACTGAAGAAGAATCCATGA